A single window of Salmo salar chromosome ssa21, Ssal_v3.1, whole genome shotgun sequence DNA harbors:
- the dhrs9 gene encoding dehydrogenase/reductase SDR family member 9 has product MFLYIIGLVAFWFVFRWYRELARVPNKGEKYVYITGCDSGFGNLLARHLDKLGFCVIAACYTEKGEDELKKVSSERLNTVHLDVISTDSVNKATAFIKTLVGEKGLWAVVNNAGVSVPSGPCDWMTVDDYKSMLDVNLIGVIGVTLSVLPLIKKARGRVVNVASVFGRISAFGGPYCVSKYGVEAFNDSLRMNMSAFGVKVLCLEPGFFKTSVTDLNLLRKNVKTLWDNLSEEVKDQYGHDYPERANVTLEKNVATLLDGDLMKVVSCMEHAISALHPRTRYSPGWDAKFLWLPMSYLPTWIADKMLLKDMAKPTGSIR; this is encoded by the exons ATGTTCCTgtacattattggactggtggcTTTTTGGTTTGTGTTCCGCTGGTACAGGGAACTCGCAAGAGTACCCAATAAAGGAGAGAAATATGTCTACATCACTGGCTGTGACTCTGGGTTCGGGAACCTTCTGGCCAGACATCTGGACAAGCTGGGCTTCTGTGTGATCGCAGCCTGCTACACTGAGAAGGGGGAGGATGAGCTGAAGAAGGTCTCTTCTGAACGATTGAACACAGTCCACCTGGATGTCATCAGCACTGACAGTGTCAACAAAGCAACAGCGTTCATCAAAACCTTGGTTGGGGAGAAGG GTCTGTGGGCTGTGGTGAACAATGCTGGAGTTTCTGTACCATCAGGCCCCTGTGACTGGATGACCGTCGACGACTACAAGTCCATGTTGGATGTTAACCTTATTGGAGTTATTGGTGTGACTCTAAGTGTCCTGCCCCTCATCAAGAAGGCCAGGGGCAGGGTGGTGAATGTGGCCAGCGTGTTTGGGAGGATAAGCGCCTTTGGGGGTCCCTACTGTGTGTCAAAATATGGAGTGGAGGCTTTCAATGACAGTCTACG GATGAACATGTCAGCATTTGGAGTTAAAGTCCTGTGTCTTGAACCAGGATTTTTCAAAACAAGTGTGACTGATCTAAATCTCCTGAGAAAAAATGTGAAGACATTGTGGGACAATCTGTCTGAAGAAGTCAAGGATCAATATGGGCATGATTACCCAGAGAGAG CAAATGTGACATTGGAGAAGAATGTTGCAACGTTGCTGGATGGGGACCTGATGAAGGTTGTGAGCTGCATGGAGCACGCCATCTCTGCTCTCCACCCTCGGACACGCTACTCACCTGGCTGGGATGCCAAGTTCTTATGGTTGCCAATGTCCTACCTGCCAACTTGGATCGCTGACAAAATGCTCTTAAAAGATATGGCCAAACCAACAGGATCTATTCGTTAA
- the rdh1 gene encoding retinol dehydrogenase 1 isoform X2, producing the protein MVFPLVSEENILLDFFQAILSHLALSCVLISVTAIAIAWFIRDSIKVEDFDKKHVFITGCDSGFGNLVARQLDQKGFHVIGACLTEKGESELKAAASPRLKTVLFNVTDSRSIESAVEFVRAEVGERGLWGLINNAGRSTPIGPTEWMQLEDFKKVLDVNLIGLIDVTLKFLPLLKKAQGRVVNVASILGRLALNGGGYCLSKYGVEAFSDSLRRDMQHFGVKVSIIEPGFFKTGVTRLDLIEADLQRLWNRLPEEVKHSYGPKFFDEYVKAQDFSMGLLCSSDISKVTSCMQHALTARHPRTRYSPGWDAKLIWIPLSYLPAFIADFTVAVLLPVPKDDRKSHANQVGVANT; encoded by the exons ATG GTATTTCCTCTGGTGTCTGAAGAGAATATTCTATTAGATTTTTTTCAG GCAATCCTATCACACTTGGCTCTATCCTGCGTACTAATTTCAGTTACGGCCATAGCCATCGCCTGGTTTATTAGAGATTCTATCAAAGTTGAAGATTTTGACAAGAAACATGTCTTTATCACGGGCTGTGATAGCGGATTTGGAAATTTGGTGGCAAGGCAGCTTGACCAAAAGGGGTTTCATGTAATAGGCGCATGTCTCACGGAGAAAGGTGAATCGGAATTGAAGGCTGCGGCCTCTCCCAGACTGAAGACAGTTCTGTTCAATGTTACCGACAGTCGGAGCATCGAGAGTGCGGTGGAGTTTGTGCGCGCTGAGGTTGGAGAGCGAG GTCTCTGGGGGCTGATCAACAATGCTGGGAGGTCCACACCTATAGGCCCCACTGAATGGATGCAATTGGAGGACTTCAAGAAAGTTCTAGATGTGAATTTAATAGGTCTGATTGACGTGACCCTGAAGTTCCTCCCGCTCTTAAAGAAGGCTCAAGGAAGGGTGGTCAATGTTGCCAGTATCCTGGGGAGGCTTGCCCTCAACGGAGGAGGCTACTGCCTATCTAAGTATGGTGTGGAGGCCTTCTCTGACAGCCTTAG GCGGGATATGCAGCATTTCGGTGTAAAAGTGAGTATCATTGAGCCTGGTTTCTTCAAGACGGGTGTGACCAGGCTGGACCTCATTGAAGCAGACCTGCAGAGACTGTGGAACCGTCTCCCTGAGGAGGTCAAGCACTCATATGGACCCAAATTCTTTGACGAAT ATGTAAAAGCTCAGGATTTCTCCATGGGTCTCCTGTGCAGTTCAGACATCTCCAAAGTGACCAGTTGCATGCAGCATGCCCTTACAGCCCGCCACCCACGGACCCGCTACTCACCTGGTTGGGATGCTAAGCTCATCTGGATCCCCCTGTCCTACCTCCCTGCATTCATAGCAGACTTCACAGTCGCTGTTCTACTTCCTGTCCCCAAAGATGACAGAAAGAGCCATGCAAACCAAGTGGGTGTGGCAAACACGTGA
- the rdh1 gene encoding retinol dehydrogenase 1 isoform X1, which yields MDEDSAFSDVFPLVSEENILLDFFQAILSHLALSCVLISVTAIAIAWFIRDSIKVEDFDKKHVFITGCDSGFGNLVARQLDQKGFHVIGACLTEKGESELKAAASPRLKTVLFNVTDSRSIESAVEFVRAEVGERGLWGLINNAGRSTPIGPTEWMQLEDFKKVLDVNLIGLIDVTLKFLPLLKKAQGRVVNVASILGRLALNGGGYCLSKYGVEAFSDSLRRDMQHFGVKVSIIEPGFFKTGVTRLDLIEADLQRLWNRLPEEVKHSYGPKFFDEYVKAQDFSMGLLCSSDISKVTSCMQHALTARHPRTRYSPGWDAKLIWIPLSYLPAFIADFTVAVLLPVPKDDRKSHANQVGVANT from the exons ATGGATGAAGACTCAGCTTTCTCTGAT GTATTTCCTCTGGTGTCTGAAGAGAATATTCTATTAGATTTTTTTCAG GCAATCCTATCACACTTGGCTCTATCCTGCGTACTAATTTCAGTTACGGCCATAGCCATCGCCTGGTTTATTAGAGATTCTATCAAAGTTGAAGATTTTGACAAGAAACATGTCTTTATCACGGGCTGTGATAGCGGATTTGGAAATTTGGTGGCAAGGCAGCTTGACCAAAAGGGGTTTCATGTAATAGGCGCATGTCTCACGGAGAAAGGTGAATCGGAATTGAAGGCTGCGGCCTCTCCCAGACTGAAGACAGTTCTGTTCAATGTTACCGACAGTCGGAGCATCGAGAGTGCGGTGGAGTTTGTGCGCGCTGAGGTTGGAGAGCGAG GTCTCTGGGGGCTGATCAACAATGCTGGGAGGTCCACACCTATAGGCCCCACTGAATGGATGCAATTGGAGGACTTCAAGAAAGTTCTAGATGTGAATTTAATAGGTCTGATTGACGTGACCCTGAAGTTCCTCCCGCTCTTAAAGAAGGCTCAAGGAAGGGTGGTCAATGTTGCCAGTATCCTGGGGAGGCTTGCCCTCAACGGAGGAGGCTACTGCCTATCTAAGTATGGTGTGGAGGCCTTCTCTGACAGCCTTAG GCGGGATATGCAGCATTTCGGTGTAAAAGTGAGTATCATTGAGCCTGGTTTCTTCAAGACGGGTGTGACCAGGCTGGACCTCATTGAAGCAGACCTGCAGAGACTGTGGAACCGTCTCCCTGAGGAGGTCAAGCACTCATATGGACCCAAATTCTTTGACGAAT ATGTAAAAGCTCAGGATTTCTCCATGGGTCTCCTGTGCAGTTCAGACATCTCCAAAGTGACCAGTTGCATGCAGCATGCCCTTACAGCCCGCCACCCACGGACCCGCTACTCACCTGGTTGGGATGCTAAGCTCATCTGGATCCCCCTGTCCTACCTCCCTGCATTCATAGCAGACTTCACAGTCGCTGTTCTACTTCCTGTCCCCAAAGATGACAGAAAGAGCCATGCAAACCAAGTGGGTGTGGCAAACACGTGA